A window of Neorhizobium galegae bv. orientalis str. HAMBI 540 genomic DNA:
GTATCTCCCTCTCTTGATGAAGACGAAGGATTAGCGGCTCATCCGACAGGACGCAGCAATTTTTTGATGGATCAGGGCCGACCGGTCGGACTGGTGCCGAAAGTCTCGCGAAAACGGCGGGAGAAATGCGACCGCGAGGCATAACCGGCCGCCTCCGCCGCAGCGATGCTGGAGGCGCCCGAGGATATGGCGTTCTGGCCCGCCTTCAGCCGCTCCCGGCGCAGGATCGCTCGGAACGAGCCACCCTCCAGGGAAAGGCGACGCCGCAGCGTCGAGGCACCGATGCCGATCTGTTCGGCGACCTCGGTTATGCTCCACTGTTCGGAAGGGGCTGTGGCGATAAGCCAGGCGATCTCGTCCGAAAGGCTCTGGCGGAACAGCAGCCGCGCTTCCGGCAGCGGGCGGAGCAATGCCAGCACCTCGGCCATCCGCAGCCGCTTGATCGTTTCGCCGATGGCCCCGTCGGCAATCGTGGTGGCCGCATGACAGAGCGCCTCCACCAGACCATCGCTGAGCGGCACGCCGAAATTGCCAAGTTCCCCGCCCTTCAGCCGCTCCGCCGTCGAGAGCGGCGGTATCCCTTCCGGCAGCGACGGAACGTCGAGGCGCAGTGCGACGTAGAACCCGGTCGTCTCGTCGGGAATGTTGACGACATCCATTGGCACCTTGCGCGGCAGGACGAAGACGGAGCCCGGCGGGAAGGCATGCGTCCGATCGCCGAACCAGATTTCCTTCTGCCCGTAGAGCACGATGCCGATCATCGGATCTTCGAGCTCCAGCGCCTTCACCTTTTCCCGGTCAAAACAGCAATAGATGAACAGCTGTTCCGCATAAGCGTTCATGCCGGGCTTGAGACGCCCCGCCACCATCGGGCGCAGACGGTCGAGCAGGCCGCGGGAAAGATCAGGAAGACGCTGGGTGACGATCAGGTTCATGGCCGCAGTATAGCGCAGGACCGACGATGAAAAACACTTCGAGTGAGCGTTTCGGGCTCAACCCGGTAAAAATCCGGCCCTGACAGAGGAAGGAAAGCAGGCAGAAGGCCGTGGCTTTAACGCAGGAGACTTTTAATGAAGACCTTAGCCACTCTTTCCACCCTTGGCGCTTCCGTTCTGGCCGCGGGCGTCGCCCTCTTCACCCTGTCGGGCTCCGCTCGCGCCGCAGCCGATCTCGAACTGTGGCGGCTCGATTGCGGCTCGATCGTGGTCAAGGACCTGTCGAGCTTTTCCGATACGTTCGCTTATAAAGGCGAAAGCCGCACCCTGACCGACAGCTGCTATGTGATCCGCCACGGTGCAGATTACCTGCTCTGGGATACCGGCCTGCCGGCGGCCCTGATCGGCAAGGCGCCGGACCTCACCCAGCCGCTCGCGCCATCGCTTTCCGTCGACATCCCGACCCAGCTCGCGAAGATCGGTATCAAGCCGGACCAGATCGGCATCGTCGGCATCAGCCACAACCATTTCGACCATCTCGGCCAGGCCTCGACGTTTGCGAAGGCAACGATGATGATCGGCGCCGGCGACTGGGAAAGCCTGCATGAAAATCCCCTGCCCTTCGGGGTCATGCCGGCGCTCGTCCAGCCCTGGATGGACGGCAAGGCAAAGATTGACCCTGCCTCGGGTGATCGCGACGTGTTCGGCGACGGTTCGGTGATGATGCTGGCCATGCCCGGCCACACCAAGGGCGAGACGGCGCTGCTCGTCAAACTACCGCAGAGCGGACCGGTCCTGCTTTCCGGCGACGTCGTGCATTTCGAAGAGCAGATCGGAAACAACGGCGTGCCGCCCTTCAATATCGACCGGGCCGAAAGCCTCGCCTCGATGGAGCGCATGAACCGGATCGCCAAGCAGCTGAACGCAAAGCTGGTCGTCCAGCACGACGCAGACGATATCGGCAAGCTGCCGGCTTTCCCGGCCAGCGCCCGCTGACTTCGATGAGATCGCCACTGGCGCATCGCGCGCCGGTGGCTATATTCCGCGGGAACGAAAACTCTGCCTCCCAAGGAACCCCGACATGGCCGACCTTTCCGCCTTTCCGATCACTTCCAGATGGCCCGCCGAAAACCCGGACGTGCTGCAGCTCTATTCGACGCCGACACCGAACGGCGTGAAAGTGTCGATCATGCTGGAAGAAATCGGCCTGCCCTACGAGCCGCATTTCATCAATATCGGCGCCAATGAGACCTGGGGGCCGGAATACCTGTCGCTCAACCCGAACGGAAAGATCCCGGCGATCCTCGATCCCAACGGCCCCGGCGGCAAACCGCTGGCGCTGTTCGAGTCGGGCGCGATCCTGATCTATCTCGCCGAAAAAACCGGCAAGCTGATGTCGTCGGATCCGGCCAAGCGCTACGAGACGATCGAGTGGGTGATGTTCCAGATGGCCGGTCTCGGGCCGATGTTCGGTCAGCTCGGTTTCTTCCACAAGTTCGCCGGCAAGGACATCGAGGACAAGCGCCCGCGCGACCGTTATGCCAAGGAATCGCACCGCATCATCCGCGTGCTGGAGACCCGCCTCGAAGGCCGCGACTGGGTGATGGGCGACGAATATTCGATCGCCGACATCGCCATGCTCGGCTGGGTCCGCAACCTGATCGGCTTCTACGGCGCCGGCGAATTCGTGGAATACGACCAGCTGAAACGCGTGCCGGAATGGCTGGAGAGCGGCCTAGCACGGCCAGCCGTCCAGCGCGGCCTGGATATCCCGAAGCGTCCGGCCTGATCAAACAGCATAGCCGCCCTAATTCATGGGGAGATGGAGGTAAGACATGCCGAAACCCACTCTCCCCATGGAAGGTTCATGCCGCTGCGGGCAGGTGCGCCTGAAGATCAGCGCACCGCCGATCCTGACCATGGCCTGCCATTGCACCGGCTGCCAGAAGATGAGCGCCAGCGCTTTCTCGCTCTCCGCTGCGATCCCGTCCGAAGGGTTCGAGGTGACGCAAGGCGAGCCGGTGATCGGCGGCCTGCATGGCGACGACGCCCACCACTATCACTGCCCGCATTGCAAGAGCTGGATGTTCACCAGGCCGGTCGGCATGGACTGGTTCGTCAACCTGCGTCCGACCATGCTCGACGACCCGCAATGGTTCGTGCCCTTCATCGAGACCTATACGTCCGAAAGGCTGCCCTGGGCGACGACGCCGGCCGTGCATTCCTACGAAACCTTCCCGCCGATGGAAGCCTATGAGGGCCTGGCGAAGGAATTTGCGGGCCGGGACTAGTTTTTTTCGCCGCCCCATGTCGGCGTCTCCTCCTCTCGTTCGTCCTTGTATTGTCCGGCATGGACGAGAACGACCTGAACAGGAGGGAAAATCATGGATACGAGTGCCCAGACGAACGACAAGCAGGTGGCATCGCCCGTCCGCGGCGGCGTGGTCGCCTATCTTCAGCTCGACGGGGCGATGAAGGCTGCCGAATATTACAAAAACGCCCTCGGCGCCGAGATCGAATCCTTTCATCCGGTGGATGACCAGGGCCGCACGATGCACATCCATCTCTATATCAACGGCAGTTCGGTAATGCTCTGCGATCCCTATCCGGATTACGGCCACCCGCTCGAAAAACCGCAGGCCTTCACCATGATGCTGCCGGTCGACGACATCGATTTCTGGTGGAAACGCGCCGTCGATGCCGGCATGACGGTGGAGACCGAGCTGCAGGTGATGTTCTGGGGCGACCGCTACGGCCAGGTCCGCGATCCCTTCGGCGTCGCCTGGGCGATGAACGCGCCGGTCAAGGGCTGAGATCCGTCGGGGAAGCAACGCGCCGCCGGTGATCCGGCGGCGGGCTTTGACCAGTCAGCGCACCACGAAGCAGTTGATCGCCTTGGCCTGCAGGGCCGAGCAGGCGCGCGTGGCGGCGTCGCCGTCGGCAAAACCGACGAAACGTGCGCGGAAGATTTCCTTGCCGCTATCGGCATAACTTTCGACGCTCGGCGCAACGCGGCCATAACCTTGGGCGAGCAGCGGCATTGCCTTTTCCAGCAGCGCGGATGCCTGGTCGCGGCTGGCGGCGGCTGCGATCTGGATGCGCCAGAGCGACCCGACCGGCTGCTGCGACGTCATTGTCTGAGACGACGCCATCCGGGATGGGGCAGTCGGGACTGGCGCGGTCTGGGGAACGGCGTTCGGAGGCGCGGCATAGAGATTGGCAATCGCGGTCTTGGGCGCAACGCCGAGCGTGATCTCCTTGCGTGGCGAAGGCGTCGCAAACGCGAGCGGCAGCGTGTCTTGGGCCGGTCGTTTCTGGGTCTCGAATGCCACCAGACCGCCGGATGCGGCATTGTTGCCGGGCACGTAGCGGTCGAGAAGCGCCGCCATCTGGTCGTCGCGCTTGCGGGCGCTCTTGCCGCCCATCACCACGCCGATCACCCGCCGGCCGTCGATGGTGACGGCGCTGGCGATATTGTAACCGGAAGCGTTGGTAAAGCCGGTCTTGACGCCGTCCATTCCGGGATAGCGATACATCAGGTTGTTGTGGCCGCGCAGGCGCTTGCCGCGGAACTCCATGTTCTTCAAAGAAAAGAGCTGATATTCCCTGGGGAAGTCGCGGATCAGCGCCAGCGCCAGCTGGGCCATGTCGCGCGCCGTCGTCACCTGTTCGTCGTCCGGCAGGCCGGACGCATTGCGGAACACGGTGCGGCTCATGCCAAGCGCGCGGGCCTTCCTGGTCATCATCTCGCCGAAACGGTCTTCCGAACCGCCGAGATAGTCGCCCATCGTCGCCGCCGCGTCATTGGCCGAGCGTACGACCATGCCAAGCACGGCCTCGCGTACGGTGATCATCCGACCGGCAGGCACGCCGAGCTTGGAGGGGATCTTCGACGCCGCGTTCGGCGTCACGACGATGTCCTGGTCCCATTTGAGGCGGCCTTCGCGCAGCGCCTCGAAGGTCATGTAGAGCGTCATCATCTTGGTGAGCGATGCCGGGTGGTTGATCTCGTCGGCATTCTCCGACGCCAGAACCTTGCCGCTCTTCGCGTCATAGATGAAATGGGCGTAACCGGCCTCTGCCGAACGGCTGATCGCCAGAGAGGCGCCAAGCACCAACAGGAATGCCAAAATCTGCGGAATTCGATACATGCCTACCCTCTTACCGTCCTCAGTGAGGATAAGGCAACGAACATGGTGCGAAAATGACGCGTTTCGCATTTGATTCTAATTCTCGATAAATGGTTAATTGAAAATAAGTACTTACGCATTTGTTAATGTTCTCCTGACGGCATCCTTCCAGCCGCGAATCTTCGCGGAACGGGTCTTTTCATCCATCTGTGGCTCGAATCGGCGCTGCCGCGCCCAGCTTTTCGCGAACGCTTTTTGGTCCGGCCAGACGCCCGCCTTGGAACCGGCGAGCCAGGCGGCTCCAAGCGCCGTCGTCTCGAGGATGGTCGGCCGGTCAACAGGAGCGTCGATCAGATCCGAGAGCCGCTGCATCGTCCAATCGGAGGCGACCATGCCGCCGTCGACGCGCAGGACCGTGCTGCCGTTGGTGTTGCGCCAGTCCTTCTGCATCGCGTCGTAGAGGTCGCGGGTCTGGTAGCAGACCGCCTCCAGCGCAGCGCGGGAGATTTCCGCAGGACCGGTCGCACGCGTCAGGCCGAACATCGCGCCGCGCGCTTCCGCATCCCAATAGGGCGCGCCGAGACCGGTAAAGGCGGGTACCAGGTAGACTTCCTGTTGAGGATCGGCTTCTTGCGCCAACTCCCCGGATTGGGAAGCTCTTTCGATAATGCCGAGCCCGTCGCGCAGCCATTGCACTGCTGCACCGGCGATGAAAATCGACCCTTCCAGCGCATAGGTCGTCTCGCCGTTCAGGCGGTAGGCAATGGTGGTGAGCAGCCGGTTCTTGGAGCGCACCATATCGGCGCCGGTATTCAGCACTGCAAAGCAGCCGGTGCCGTAGGTGGATTTCATCATGCCCGGTTCGAAACAGGCCTGGCCGATGACAGCCGCCTGCTGGTCGCCCGCGACGCCGAGAATCGGGATCGCCGCACCGAACAGGCTTTCGTCGGTGATGCCGAATTCGTCGGCGCAATCCTTGACCTCCGGCAGCATGGCGGCGGGAATGCGCAGGATTTTGAGGAGGTCCTCGTCCCAGCGGTTATCGGCGATGTTGTAGATCAGTGTGCGCGAGGCATTGGTCGCATCGGTGACGAAGCTTTTTCCACCGGTCAGGCGCCAGATCAGAAAGGTGTCGATCGTGCCGAAGCAGAGTTCGCCCTTGGCCGCCCTCGCCCGCGCACCCTTTACGTTGGCGAGCATCCAGGAAAGCTTGGTGCCGGAAAAATAGGGATCGAGCAGCAGACCGGTGCGGCGGGTGAACAGCTTTTCGAGGTCCTGCCGTTTCAGCTTTTCGCAATAGCTGGCGGTGCGGCGGTCCTGCCAGACGATGGCGTTGTGGATCGGCTTGCCGCTTTCGCGCTCCCAGACGACGACCGTCTCACGCTGGTTGGTGATGCCGATCGCGGCAATCTCGGAGGCCTTCAGCTTGGCTTCCTTGAGCGCCTGCTTGACCGCCCAGAGCACAGTTTCCCAGATCTCCTCCGGATCATGCTCGACCCAGCCGGATTTCGGGAAGATCTGGGTGAATTCCTTCTGGCCGATGCCGGCAATCTGCATGTCGCCGTCGAACACGATCGCCCGCGTCGACGTCGTTCCCTGATCGATCGCCAGAACATAACCACCCATGCCGTCCCTCCCAGTTCATGCAATGCTTTGGAACTGGTTTGAACAGAAACGGCAAAAGCCTGTCAAACGGAAAAGGAAGGGCGCGACGCGCCTTTCCCTATCCGTCGGCATCCAATCAGCCTGCCGCCTTGAGGGCCGTGTTGCACAGGCTCCAGTAACCGCCGCCCTTCTGTATCCATTTCAGATCGTTGAGCGTGCCGGCATCCTTGTTGGCATGGTAGGAGTCGACGCAGGTGTGCAGACGTCCCTTGGCAGGCGTCTCGGTTGCGTATTTCTTGTCGACCGCCTTGGGGAACTTGGTGCCCTTCGGAGCAACCATGGTCGGCTTTTCCGGCTCCTTCTCGGCGGTCTTTGCGACTTCGTCCTCGTCGGCCTTGTCCGCGACCGCGGCTTCAGCGCCGCAGAACTTGGCGCGGTAGTCGTTCCACTTCATCGTGGCGGCGGAGCCGTCAGCCTTTGCGGCCTGATATTTCGTGCTGCACTCCTTCATCGTCAGCGCACTGGCGGGCGATGAAAATGTCAGGGCAGCAAGGATCGTACCGGCAGCAGCAAGAATCAATTTCCCAGACATGATCTTTCCTACATTTCTGATTTAAGGAGAAAGTTACGGAGCCCCGTCAGGACGGGAGAACCCCGTTCGGGCTCGCCTTGTCGACTGCGGTCGGCAAGTGATCTGCAAGAAGCTGGGGCAGTTGATCGACATTAATGCCGAAGGCACTTGCCAGGCTGCGCACCTGCTCGGAAGAAAGCGCCGACCTGATCTGGTCGGCGGAAACCGGAAGATTGGAGCCGGTACCGATCCACGAAGACACCTGCTCGCCAAGCCCCGCCTGGTTGAGCTGGGCGATGATCCCGTTGAAGCCGCCGGCATTTTGAAAGATGTTTTCGGCGACCGCCAGTATATTGACCGGCTTGCCGCCCAAGGCATCGCTGATCACACTCCCAAGACCATCAAACAGTCCCATGTGACCCTCCCAGGTCTTTCGCTACCCTTTGGGGACTCATAGCAGTTCGGGGTTTTGGTGTCATCACCAATGTGCCGTGTCCGGGCCGCTCCTCCAGCGGTGTTCAGGCTGCGGCGCCACCACTATCCATGGTCGCCAACGGCCAGCATCTCCCCGACGATCGAGATCGGCGATCCTGATTGCCATCGCAGGGAATTTGGGCATAACCTGCCCGGATCGTCGCGGCGCAACAGAACGCCGCCCGGAAGGCTGGATCGCAGGGAGATTTGGGCATGAGCAGAACCGTCGTCGTCACCGGCTCCACGAGCGGCATCGGGCTCGGCGTTGCAAAGGCGTTTGCGGCCGAGGGCGCCAATGTGGTGATCAACGGTTTCGGACCGGCTGACGCGATCGAGGCGACGCGTAGCGAACTCGATGCGCTCGGCGCCGGCACGGTGCTTTATCACGGCGCCGACATGACCAAGCCCGTCGAGATCGAGGACCTGATCGCAACCGCGGTCAAGTCCTTCGGCACGGTCGACGTGCTGGTCAACAATGCCGGCATCCAGCACGTGGCGAAGATCGAGGAATTCCCGCCGGAAAAGTGGGACCAGCTGATCGCCATCCTGCTGACCTCGGCCTTCCACACGATGCGCCATTCCATTCCCTTGATGAAGGCGACCGGCAAGGGCCGTATCATCAACGTGGCATCCGCCCATGCGCTGGTCGCCTCGCCGTTCAAATCCGCCTATGTGGCTGCCAAACATGGTATTTTAGGACTAACCAAAACGGCGGCCTTGGAACTTGCGGAATTCGGGATTACCGTGAATGCGATATGCCCGGGCTACGTGCTGACCCCGCTGGTTGAGAAGCAGATCCCCGATACCGCCCGCGAACGCGGCATCACCGAGGAACAGGTGAAGACCGAGGTAATGCTGAAGCTGCAGGCGACCAAGGAATTCGTGGCGATCGATGAAGTGGCGCAGGCCGCGATCTATCTCGCGAGCGATGCGGCGAAGAGCATTACCGGCACGCATATCTCGATAGACGGCGGCTGGACCGCCCAATAACTGAACAAAGCAGTAACCGGACCGACCGGTAACGGAATACAAGAGCCGGCAACGGCGGACGAAGGAGAGACATGAGCGAAGCCATCCGCTTCATCGTGAATGGAGAAGAGATAACCCTTGGAGATTTTGGTCCGACGGAAACCCTTCTCGACTATCTTCGCCTGAGGCGGCGGCTGACAGGTACCAAGGAAGGCTGTGCGGAGGGCGACTGCGGCGCCTGCACGGTGCTGATTGGGCGGTTGACGGAACACGGGCTGCGCTACGAAAGCGTCAACGCCTGCATCCGATTCTTGGGCTCCCTGCACGGCACCCATGTGGTGACCGTCGAGCATCTCGCCGGCCGTGACGGCGCGCTGCATCCGGTGCAGCAGGCGATGGTCGATTTCCACGGCTCGCAATGCGGCTTCTGCACCCCCGGCTTCATCATGTCCCTCTACGGCCTGTGGCTCTCCAACGGCACGCCGACGCGCGCCGATATCGAAAGCGCGCTGCAGGGCAATCTCTGTCGCTGCACCGGCTATGAGCCGATCGTCAAGGCGGCCGAACACATCTCCGTCAATCGACCGAGCTCGCTCTTCGATCCGCTGGAGCGCGACCGTATCCAGATCATGGCGAAACTCTGGGGCATCCATTCGGGCAACGACACGACCATCATCACCAAGGATGGCGCCCGCTCGATCGTGCCGGCTTCGGTTGCTGCCTTTGCCGACATCCTCGCCGACGAACCCGAGGCGACGATCGTCGCCGGCGCGACCGATGTCGGCCTGTGGGTGACGAAGCAGATGCGGCTCCTCAACCCGGTGATCTTCATCAACCACCTGACCGAACTGCAGTCGATCGTAACGGACGAGACCGGCATCACCATCGGTGCCGGCGTCAGCTACACACAGGCCTTCGACGTGTTGTCCGACGAGATCCCGTCGCTTGGCCGGCTGATCGACCGGATCGGCGGCCAACAGGTGCGCAACATGGGCACGATCGGCGGCAACATCGCCAACGGTTCGCCGATCGGGGACACCCCGCCGCCTTTGATCGCGCTCGGAGCCGAACTGACGCTGCGCTCCCATTCCGGCCGCCGCACGATCGCGCTCGAGGACTATTTCCTGAGCTACGGGAAGCAGGACCGGCTGCCGACCGAATTCGTCGAGAAGGTTTTCGTCCCCCGTCCGGCCGAGGGCAGCCATTTCGCCGTCTACAAGATCTCCAAGCGCCGCGACGAGGACATCTCGGCGCTCTGCGGCGCCTTCCATCTGCTGCTCGATGCCGACGGCAAGGTCGAGACCATCCGCATCGCCTTCGGCGGCATGGCGGCGACCCCGAAACGGGCGAAACACGTCGAGGACGCGCTCCTCGGCGAGGTCTGGAGCTGGGGTGCCATCTCTGCCGTGCGCGATGCGTTCGTGGAGGACTACCAGCCCCTCACCGACTGGCGGGCGACAGCGGAATACCGCAGCCTCACTGCCCGTAACCTGCTCACCCGCTTTTTCCTGGAAACCGCCGGAGCGCCCGCGGAACTCCGCCGGTTCGAGATGGAGGAGGCGTGATGGACAAGACCACGTTCGACACCAAACCGATCATCAACGGCCGCATGCACGTCTCGCTGAAACATGATTCAGCGCATAAGCACGTCACCGGAACCGCCGAATATATCGACGATATTCCCGAACCCGCAGGTACGCTGCATGGCGGCCTCGGGCTTGCCGACCGGGCGCATGCGGAAATCGTCTCGGTCGATCTTTCGGCCGTGAAGACGGCACCCGGCGTCGTCTGGGTGATCACCGCGGACGACATTCCGGGCTTCAACGACGTCGCCTCGACCGGCCAGCACGACGAGCCGCTGCTCGCCACCACCAACGTGCAGTTCCACGGCCAGATCATCTTCGCCGTCATCGCCGAGACCCGCGACCAGGCCCGCCGTGCCGCGAAACTTGCCCAGATCGAATACCGCGACCTGCCCCACTGGACCGATATCGACAGCGCCCGCGAAAACGACGCGCCCTATGTCGTCGAACCGATGACGCTGAAGCGCGGCGAGCCGGAAACCGAGATCGAAAACGCGCCCCTGCGGGTCCAGAACCACATGTATATCGGCGGCCAGGAGCATTTTTACCTGGAGAGCCACATCGCGCTCGCCGTGCCCGGCGAGGATGATGAAGTCATCGTCTGGTCCTCCACCCAGCATCCGAGCGAGGTGCAACACATGGTGGCGCACGTGCTCGGTGTCGCCAACAATGCGGTGACCGTCCAGACCCGCCGCATGGGCGGCGGTTTCGGCGGCAAGGAAACGCAGGGCAACCAGTTTGCGGCACTCGCGGCAATCGCCGCCAAGAAGCTGAAGCGGGCGGTGAAATTCCGCCCCGACCGCGACGAGGATATGTCGATCACGGGCAAGCGGCACGATTTCCGTGTCGATTACGACGTCGCCTTCGACGAGGAAGGCCGTATCCACGCGGTCGACGCGATCTATGCGGCGCGCTGCGGTTTTTCCGCCGACCTCTCCGGCCCGGTCACCGACCGCGCCCTCTTCCACGCCGATTCCAGCTATTTCTATCCGCATGTGCGGCTGACCTCGCAACCGCTGAAAACCCATACCGTCTCGAACACCGCCTTCCGCGGTTTCGGCGGGCCGCAGGGCATGCTCGGCGGCGAACGGATCATCGAGGAGATCGCTTATGCGGTCGGCAAGGATCCGCTCGAAATCCGCAAGCTGAACTTCTATGGCCAGCGCGGTTCGAACCGGACGATGACGCCCTACCATCAGGACGTCGAGGACAACATCATCGCGAGGGTTGTCGACGAGCTGGAAACCTCGTCCGAATACCAGGCCCGCCGGCAGGCGATCCTCGAGTTCAACTCACACAGCCCGGTGATCCGCAAGGGCATCGCGCTGACGCCAGTGAAGTTCGGCATCTCGTTTACCATGACCGCCTACAACCAGGCGGGCGCGCTTGTGCATATCTACAACGACGGTTCGATCCACCTGAACCACGGCGGCACCGAGATGGGCCAGGGCCTCTATACCAAGGTGGCGCAGGTGGTGGCCGATACGTTCCAGGTTGATATCGACCGGGTAAAGATCACCGCGACGACCACGGCCAAGGTGCCGAACACCTCCGCCACCGCCGCCTCGTCAGGCACCGACCTCAACGGCATGGCCGCTTATGATGCCGCCCGCCAGATCAAGGAACGGCTGATCGATTTCGCCATGCGGCAATGGAAG
This region includes:
- the xdhB gene encoding xanthine dehydrogenase molybdopterin binding subunit, with product MDKTTFDTKPIINGRMHVSLKHDSAHKHVTGTAEYIDDIPEPAGTLHGGLGLADRAHAEIVSVDLSAVKTAPGVVWVITADDIPGFNDVASTGQHDEPLLATTNVQFHGQIIFAVIAETRDQARRAAKLAQIEYRDLPHWTDIDSARENDAPYVVEPMTLKRGEPETEIENAPLRVQNHMYIGGQEHFYLESHIALAVPGEDDEVIVWSSTQHPSEVQHMVAHVLGVANNAVTVQTRRMGGGFGGKETQGNQFAALAAIAAKKLKRAVKFRPDRDEDMSITGKRHDFRVDYDVAFDEEGRIHAVDAIYAARCGFSADLSGPVTDRALFHADSSYFYPHVRLTSQPLKTHTVSNTAFRGFGGPQGMLGGERIIEEIAYAVGKDPLEIRKLNFYGQRGSNRTMTPYHQDVEDNIIARVVDELETSSEYQARRQAILEFNSHSPVIRKGIALTPVKFGISFTMTAYNQAGALVHIYNDGSIHLNHGGTEMGQGLYTKVAQVVADTFQVDIDRVKITATTTAKVPNTSATAASSGTDLNGMAAYDAARQIKERLIDFAMRQWKVGRDKVEFLPNRLRIGGEIVPFDTFIRAAYYDRVQLSAAGFYKTPRIHWDRKAGRGRPFYYFAYGAAVSEVSIDTLTGEYMVERTDILHDVGKSLNPAIDIGQVEGAFVQGMGWLTTEELWWDDKGRLRTHAPSTYKIPLASDRPKIFNVQLAEWAENAEPTIGRSKAVGEPPFMLAISVLEALSMAVASVADYSVCPRLDAPATPERVLMAVERLKAM